The Kogia breviceps isolate mKogBre1 chromosome 19, mKogBre1 haplotype 1, whole genome shotgun sequence genome contains the following window.
GAAACGTGAAGCCCTCGGAGATGCAAGGAGCAGCGCTTGGCTGGCGCCTCAGGCCCCCTTGCCCTGCCCAGGATGATCCGCAGCTGAACTGCGGTGGCCCCCACAGAATCAGCCCTTGGGGCACCGACAGCAAGCagatcagaggggaaaaaaacaagctGCCGAGGGTGTTTAGAAAAGGGAacttgaggtttaaaaaaaaaaaaaaaagaaaaaaaaacgagCTGGCAGGAGGGCTGGAAATAAATGTGACCTGGCCTGCTCACTCCCTCCGTTTCAGGTTTCCCCACGCCCTCCCGGCTGGTGCGAGTGCCTTCCCCTCAACCCCTGTTAACTGCCCACGGGAAgaggttttctatttttctttttaaaactgatgTTACAATTTCTGAGGAAAGGGAAAGTGAGGGCATTTGACTGGTTAAAGCAGCtacagggaagagggaggggcacTTCCTTGACCTGACATTTGAGGTACCCAGGCTAGAGGGGCACCCACCCCAGGAGACTGGTGGGGGAAGGGGCCCGGCTGAGGGGGCGCGTGCAGGCTGGGAAGCACACGCAGGAGCCCGAGGTGAGAATCGGCCCCTGGCCCGGACTCCCCTGCTGCCAGCCAGGACGACAGGAAGGGGCCGGGTCTTAGGTTACCTGCTCTTTGAGTATGAGTCCCAACGGTGAGGAGACACTGACTCCCGTTCCAAAACAACCCCGTCCACCGCCTTTCCTGACAGAAGTGAGCCTCTTCTGCCTGGGCTCCAGTGGCCCAGAAGTGGTCCTACAGAGCGGCCGGCCTCCAGCACTCAGACCTTCCCAGCCCCAAAGCAGTTGGATGGCCACAGGCTAAAATTAATCGTCTCAATGTTAGTTAAGAGACAAAAATCCATGATgggttttaaaagaaatgtgtgCTGTTGAGGCTGTCTAGCTGAAGGAAGTCACCGCTGTGCTTCCACAAGTACTTGTGGGACCACTCTCAGATGGCAGGACCGGGGGTGGAATGACTCACGTCCGAGCCTGCGTGGCCAACACACGACAGTGTCACTCTCCAGTGGATTCTCTGGAACTTTTAATTTGTTCTGGCAATGAAACTAACACGgcataaggactcaggccctcAGGTTAGGCAAAACATTATGGCCCTTGGAGGAAGCACCAAGGCGGCCAGCAGGAGTCGGTAAGATGGACTCTTCGTGGGAAAGGAATGAGCTACAAAGAGGAACCAAGGTAAGATTTCAGGTGTCAGGGCCCAAGCAAAAAGGGGGAGGAGGCTGGATTGCCCTAGCCTTAAGCTAGTGCTTATAAAGAAACAATACCCTTGCCTTCAGTTATTAGGGAGAGGTCTGAGGGGAGGGGAGTCTTATTGCTTGCCCCTCTGGACCTATAGGATCTGAGAGCAGGGGAAAAGGACGCAACTAGGCTGGTAGGAGAGCCAGAGTGGGAAGAAGTTGCACAGTTTCCTGGGTGGGTGAGTCACACCCTGGCCTTGGACTTCAGCCGCCACAGCCAGAACAGTGTCTCTTCCTTCTGAAGAGGTCAGGTCACCTGAGCTCACAGGACTGGGAATGTCAGCTTTCCGGCCCCTACCAATCCCTGGTTGTTGGGATTCCCTCGTGTCTCAAAAGCCTTtggagcagtaaaaaaaaaaaaaaaaaaagtttctttcccAGTCAGTAAGCAGCCAACTCCTGGCAGAAATGTCCTTTCTGCTCAGTCTGCCCCAGAAGGGTAGGAATGCAGCCAGCCCTCAGGAAGGGTCCCAGAGGCTCACGCAGCCCGGGATGGAGAATGTGCACCTTCTTCAGAGGCTCAGAACTCCCAGTCGTCCACCTCCAGCTCTTCCAGGTTTGTTACCAGGCCAAAGATTCCACTGTGATCCTGAGACTGGCTGCCTTCAAAATTGTTGATGGGGGTGACAGGACGAAGTAACTCAGGCAGAGCCTCTGAGGCACGTCGCTTGatctgggggaggagagagagttgGGGGTGGATCCTGTTGCTTTGAGTCTCAGGACATCATGGGGCAAGGGACCACGGCCCAGGGACAGATGGGCTGTTGGAGCCAAGAGTCTCTATGTGAGGAAGGAGCAGTGCCTTTAAGGGGCTTTGGAAATGTGGTCATTTCTCTGAtttgaagggaggaggagagaatatCTAAAGACCCCAAAGCTAAGGGGACTGAGGGTGGTTGGAACCACAGACAAGAAAAACAACCAGGGAGCCTTGGGAAAGTGCTACTGTACCTGCTTGAAGAAAGAATGGTTCAGGAGGGTGCTGGCACTTGGTCtgtagaggaggggaggagagaccaGCATCAGCCCTGTGCCCCGGATTTCCCAAATCCTGCTGCTTTTACCTTACCCTCAAgtgccccctctccttccctcagcTCACCAAGCAACAACAGCTAGAGCTACCCAGGCTGGCTTCCTAGCAAACCCTGGGCTGACCCTTCCTGCCGAGAGGGCTCTGGACTCCTCCCAGGAACCCAGGCTTTCACAGGACAGATGCATCCTCTCGAACCCGGCCTTGCACTCCAGAGCCCCCTGGGCTCCCCACAAAGCCCACTCCCAGCCCAGCAGATATACCTTACATCCGGGTTGCGCTGAAGGCACTGCTCCACAAAGTGGTGGAAGTGGGGTGAGAAGGTGCGGTGATAGGGGTGGGACGGCGTGTCGCCATTGGAGGTCCtgggggggctgggggccaggcttTCACTCAGGCCAGAGTTGGCCGCTGAGCGCGAGGTGCTCATGGTCAGCTCCTCGGCAGGGATGGTGCTGGTGTCCAGCAGGCAGGGTACCGTGCCGTTCAgcttctccagcagcatctggggAGGACAGAGCCAGAGGCTAGGCTAGAGGTGGCCCCTGGAAGGCCTATAGTTTCTTCACAAGTATACTTTTCCCAACACATGAGTGATTTGGGGGGTGTaaagaaagaagtggaaaatgTCTGACTTTTCCAAAGGAGTGCCAGCCACTGACTCGGCAGCCACAGCCTAGCAAGGCCAAACTGACAAGGAGGAGGGCTGCAGAAGAGTACCCGCCTCCACCGTGGTTGGAAGGAAGGGGCTTGCAGTCTCTCCCCCTTTACAAGGCATCAGGTCTTTCTAACTGTAGAGCCGTCACCCTAGGGTCAAGGTGGCAGCCAGGTCCTTTCTTTAAAGCCCAGCCCCAGTGTGCCACGCCCAGGTGGGTCTGATGGGGTTCATTCTGGCCGATTGTCACTGCAGCGGGCTGCACAGGAGCAGTGCACCCCGGGGCGGGCTAGGCCTGGGCAACTGGCCATGCCACTTGGCTTGCAGgacctcagttccctgaccaggaattgaacctgggcctgagcagtgaaagcactgagtcctaagcactgccagggaattcccatagctacttatatttatttaaattcagcTTAAAATTCAGTCCTCAGTCTCACTGGCCacagtgctcaatagccacaggtGACTACtggctaccatgttggacagCCGAggtagagaacatttccatcacctcaggAAGTTCTCCTGGACACTGCTGTTTCTGCATCCGTATCTTGTTTACCTAAAAATGGTCTTTAAATCTTTCCTGAGCATCTGTTTCTGTCTTAGACTTTCTAGACTACTTACCTAGGTGGATTTCCATACCCTCCTAACTAGTCTGCCAGAACTAATCCATCTGCGAGAgtcatctttctaaaatatgtatCTGATGCTATCACTCTTATGCTTAAAAGCCTTCAGCAATTCTCCACATGCTTTGGGACAGAAACCAAACACCTTGACGTGCCACACAAGCAAAGTCCTTCATGATCTGCCCTTGCTTCCTTCTCCAACCACGTCACCTAGCAGCCCCCCAGAAGCACCTGTACTTCAGCCATTTACAACTACCTGCTCTTCCCAGATCCTGTTCTTTCTTGACTCTgggtctttgcacatgctgctccCTCTGCTGAAAAGAGTTTCCTTCCAGTTCCCATTCTTCACACAGTAATTCCTATTTGCCTTCAAGTCTCAAGGGTCACCTCCTCCCAGAAGCCTTCCCAGATCCCCTCCTCTAGAGCTGCCCTTTGGCTGTTCTCTAGCTGCTCCTCTCCCCACAGGGCAAGCAGTCTGTGGGTTCAGGGAGAGGCTGGCTCAGAGCCTACatgcccgcccccaccccctctcAGGTCTAGATCATGCTCCAGGTACTTGGGACCCAGGTAATCCTTGCCCAAATGACCCAAgtccacttcctggacttgataaGACCTGGATAACCCTCTTCCCTGGGTCTGTCTCCAAGAGTAGATGATGCCACTGGCTGCATGTGTGCCTAGAAGCCGAGGGCGGTGGTTAAAAGGGCCATGAACAGAAGGAGAACTTGCAGGCTGGAGGTTGCAAAGGTATTGACTGAAACGTGGTAGCACAGAACCTGAGAAGTCTAAGAATTCTAAATTAGAAACTGGCCTTCCAGGTATATGGATCAAGGTAAGAAGatagaacatattttataaatttataaaactttgatagcttaatttatatgttttaaatagacacctggtgtgtgggctccaggccTGAAATTGTGAGCCCCACCCCCCCCGTGCTCCATTACCACCACAGTTACCACTGACAGAAGCAAACAGTTACACAACTATCTCCCCACTGGTGGGGCTCTTGAAGGAAAGACCTGGGTCTTTCATCTTAGTATCCTAGGCTGGTGTCCTGCGTGTGGCAGTTCCTCAGCAAGTGTTTGTGGaaggcagacaggcaggcaggcagaaggAAACCCCTGGGCTGCAGGCTCACCTGGGTGGCAGGCATATCCTTAAAGGGGACGTGGCCATTGGCTAGTTCACAGGCCGTGATTCCCACACTGTAGATGTCAGACTTGGCATTGTAACCCTGAAGATTCTAAATCAGGAGAAAAGAGCCACAGGTCACTCCACACTGTAGCCTTGGCCATTGTTCTTAGAGAAAGAAGTGGGTGGAgcaaaaactgggcagaggaaAAGAAGGCCTGTCCCCAAATTGGGACCAGCTGCTGAGACTTTCCTCGCCTGTACTATTGAGGGGGTCACTGCTGTTTTAGAAGGAACGAATGTCTTGCTGATGCTATGTGGGAGCAGGAGGAAGTGCTCCTGCTTAGGACAGGGATGTAGAGAGCACCAAACGTTTCCCAAATGCTCGTTCTTCCCAGGAAATGGCAGCATCTTTGAAGGGAGCCTCAGGTGCAGTTTGGGACCCTCCCCGGGGGAATGACATCACCTGCCAAGGGCGTGGAACACCCATGCGAGAGGCGTCCCAATTCtacctgccaccagggaagccctccctctagGAACCCCCATCCCCGGAAATTGCTGAAGGCCTCCTTGGGGAATCACGAGTTGGTGGGGAATGGGGGCTCCTTGAGACCCAGTTCACAGACCTGCTGGAGGACCTCTGGGCTGAGCCACGGCAGAACCTTGATACTGTACTTGGGAAAGTCGTGGACCACACGCTGCCGCTGCCCATGGCTGATCATGCTGAGGTTGCTGCGTAAGCCAGACAGGTAGACCTTCCCATCCGCTGAGATCAGAACATGGCTGGCTTTGACActcctggggggcagggagggggtcaCAGGGCAGCAGGAGCCCCTCACACCACAGACCTTTGTCTTCACACACTAGACCCAGTCAGCTCTCTCCCCTAGCAGGTGTGTGTGTACCATacgcatatacatacatatatatatacacaaacatgcatttttatgaaatttttcaaacatacacaaaaagaaaaaatagcatgACCCCATTTACATATCACCAgactttaaaacttatttatgttTTGTTAAAGTTCTCTTTTATGCTTACAGACCACTGCTTCCTCTACTATCTACTGCCTTTAATCTGTACTTTCTGTGTGTAGGTATTCTCAAAAGTGTATTGTTTTTTCTCATGCATTTTCTATTGACCTAATGGTACTGTGTTATGCAGCCCATTCTTCAGTGTTATGTTTCCAAGATCCATCTGTGTTGCCAACTGTACACACCTAATTGTTGCTTCCAAATGCcacctgccctcgggggtggggtcTTACTGATCCATTCTTCCAGGAAGGACACACGTGCTGCCTCTCATCACCACAGATATGAACAAAGATGTCCACATGCATGTCCCCGACGGGCCTGTGGGAGGGTTTCTTTGGGGTATGCACCCAGAGGCAGCACTGATGGTCCTGGTTCCGAGTGACCCTGACTGGCTGTGTTGGGCCACCTTCCACTATCCGGATGGGAGACCCACCTCTTCACCACACTGGTCCTCACCCAGCCTCTGAATTACAACCAGTCCCAGGGGTATAAGGTGACATCCTCCTGTTTCCATTTGATTTTCTGATTCTTGCTAGATTTGAGTGTCTGTTCATATGACCATTAGTCTTTCGGGTTTTCTTTTATAAACTCCATATCCTTTGCTCATCTTTCTATTGCTTTGCTATCCTTTTCTTATTGATTCACAAAATTTCCTTGTTGCTAATCTCCCGTGTGTTTTAGACAAAACTAACATCTTCCACGCTGTAACTCCTTTCTTAACTTTGTTCCTGGTGTCCTGTATTGGAGAGAAAGTTTTAGTCTTGATATTATCAATTCCATCCATTGTTTGCCTTATGTTTTGtgcatataaaacatttagaagttATAGTATGCCTCAGGTCACAAAAACATTTCCTCGCATTTCCTTCTATCTAAGTCTGTAGTTTCCATGTAGGCCCTTAATCAATCCGAAGTGCTCCTTTGTATGTGGAGTTAGGTAGGGGTCCTAGTTTTATTATCTTCCCTACCACGAGCCGCTTTTCTGGACACCATCTACAGAGCAATCTGTCTTCTCCCGAGCCTCCCAGCATAGGGCTGATTCCAAGGCACACCC
Protein-coding sequences here:
- the STRADA gene encoding STE20-related kinase adapter protein alpha isoform X3: MSFLVSKPERIRTNEASAESIASFSKQEIMSSFLPEGGCYELLTVIGKGFEDLMTVNLARYKPAGEYVTVRRINLEACSNEMVTFLQGELHVSKLFSHPNILPYRATFIADNELWVVTSFMAYGSAKDLICTHFMDGMNELAIAYILQGVLKALDYIHHMGYVHRSVKASHVLISADGKVYLSGLRSNLSMISHGQRQRVVHDFPKYSIKVLPWLSPEVLQQNLQGYNAKSDIYSVGITACELANGHVPFKDMPATQMLLEKLNGTVPCLLDTSTIPAEELTMSTSRSAANSGLSESLAPSPPRTSNGDTPSHPYHRTFSPHFHHFVEQCLQRNPDVRPSASTLLNHSFFKQIKRRASEALPELLRPVTPINNFEGSQSQDHSGIFGLVTNLEELEVDDWEF
- the STRADA gene encoding STE20-related kinase adapter protein alpha isoform X5, yielding MSSFLPEGGCYELLTVIGKGFEDLMTVNLARYKPAGEYVTVRRINLEACSNEMVTFLQGELHVSKLFSHPNILPYRATFIADNELWVVTSFMAYGSAKDLICTHFMDGMNELAIAYILQGVLKALDYIHHMGYVHRSVKASHVLISADGKVYLSGLRSNLSMISHGQRQRVVHDFPKYSIKVLPWLSPEVLQQNLQGYNAKSDIYSVGITACELANGHVPFKDMPATQMLLEKLNGTVPCLLDTSTIPAEELTMSTSRSAANSGLSESLAPSPPRTSNGDTPSHPYHRTFSPHFHHFVEQCLQRNPDVRPSASTLLNHSFFKQIKRRASEALPELLRPVTPINNFEGSQSQDHSGIFGLVTNLEELEVDDWEF
- the STRADA gene encoding STE20-related kinase adapter protein alpha isoform X2, with product MSFLRWVSEKFIVEGLRDLELFGEQPPGDTRRKTNEASAESIASFSKQEIMSSFLPEGGCYELLTVIGKGFEDLMTVNLARYKPAGEYVTVRRINLEACSNEMVTFLQGELHVSKLFSHPNILPYRATFIADNELWVVTSFMAYGSAKDLICTHFMDGMNELAIAYILQGVLKALDYIHHMGYVHRSVKASHVLISADGKVYLSGLRSNLSMISHGQRQRVVHDFPKYSIKVLPWLSPEVLQQNLQGYNAKSDIYSVGITACELANGHVPFKDMPATQMLLEKLNGTVPCLLDTSTIPAEELTMSTSRSAANSGLSESLAPSPPRTSNGDTPSHPYHRTFSPHFHHFVEQCLQRNPDVRPSASTLLNHSFFKQIKRRASEALPELLRPVTPINNFEGSQSQDHSGIFGLVTNLEELEVDDWEF
- the STRADA gene encoding STE20-related kinase adapter protein alpha isoform X1; amino-acid sequence: MSFLVSKPERIRRWVSEKFIVEGLRDLELFGEQPPGDTRRKTNEASAESIASFSKQEIMSSFLPEGGCYELLTVIGKGFEDLMTVNLARYKPAGEYVTVRRINLEACSNEMVTFLQGELHVSKLFSHPNILPYRATFIADNELWVVTSFMAYGSAKDLICTHFMDGMNELAIAYILQGVLKALDYIHHMGYVHRSVKASHVLISADGKVYLSGLRSNLSMISHGQRQRVVHDFPKYSIKVLPWLSPEVLQQNLQGYNAKSDIYSVGITACELANGHVPFKDMPATQMLLEKLNGTVPCLLDTSTIPAEELTMSTSRSAANSGLSESLAPSPPRTSNGDTPSHPYHRTFSPHFHHFVEQCLQRNPDVRPSASTLLNHSFFKQIKRRASEALPELLRPVTPINNFEGSQSQDHSGIFGLVTNLEELEVDDWEF
- the STRADA gene encoding STE20-related kinase adapter protein alpha isoform X4; its protein translation is MSFLTNEASAESIASFSKQEIMSSFLPEGGCYELLTVIGKGFEDLMTVNLARYKPAGEYVTVRRINLEACSNEMVTFLQGELHVSKLFSHPNILPYRATFIADNELWVVTSFMAYGSAKDLICTHFMDGMNELAIAYILQGVLKALDYIHHMGYVHRSVKASHVLISADGKVYLSGLRSNLSMISHGQRQRVVHDFPKYSIKVLPWLSPEVLQQNLQGYNAKSDIYSVGITACELANGHVPFKDMPATQMLLEKLNGTVPCLLDTSTIPAEELTMSTSRSAANSGLSESLAPSPPRTSNGDTPSHPYHRTFSPHFHHFVEQCLQRNPDVRPSASTLLNHSFFKQIKRRASEALPELLRPVTPINNFEGSQSQDHSGIFGLVTNLEELEVDDWEF